From one Azospirillum sp. TSH100 genomic stretch:
- a CDS encoding SDR family oxidoreductase: MDRKDDTVTPQDPRSKYPRPPFNGQSQPWPGLARDMDPPPDHGETSYKGSGRLAGRRALITGGDSGMGRAAAIAYAREGADVAINYFPTEEPDAQDVVALIEEAGRKAVAIPGDLRDEAFCQKLVADAVAGLGGLDILVCNAARQQAFPSILDISSEEFDATMKTNIYAPFWIIKAALPHLKPGSVIIGTTSEQAYDPTPDLYAYAQTKAATMNYVKSLAKQLAYKGIRVNGVAPGPIWTPLQVSGGASQEKLKQFGGQTPFGRPGQPAELASIYVQLAAEDASFTTGHVYGAAGGSGQP, from the coding sequence ATGGACCGCAAGGACGACACCGTCACGCCGCAGGACCCGCGCAGCAAATACCCGCGCCCGCCCTTCAACGGCCAGTCGCAGCCCTGGCCGGGGCTGGCCCGCGACATGGACCCGCCGCCCGACCATGGCGAGACCAGCTACAAGGGTTCCGGCCGGCTGGCGGGGCGCAGGGCGCTGATCACCGGCGGCGATTCCGGCATGGGCCGGGCCGCCGCCATCGCCTATGCCCGCGAGGGCGCCGACGTCGCCATCAACTATTTCCCGACCGAGGAGCCGGACGCCCAGGACGTCGTCGCCCTGATCGAGGAGGCCGGCCGCAAGGCGGTGGCGATCCCCGGCGACCTGCGCGACGAGGCCTTTTGCCAGAAGCTGGTCGCCGATGCCGTCGCCGGCCTGGGCGGGCTGGACATCCTCGTCTGCAACGCGGCGCGCCAGCAGGCCTTTCCGTCGATCCTCGACATCAGCAGCGAGGAATTCGACGCGACGATGAAGACCAACATCTATGCCCCCTTCTGGATCATCAAGGCTGCCCTGCCCCACCTGAAACCGGGGTCGGTCATCATCGGCACCACGTCGGAACAGGCCTACGACCCGACGCCGGACCTGTACGCCTATGCCCAGACCAAGGCGGCGACGATGAATTACGTCAAGTCGCTGGCCAAGCAGCTGGCGTACAAGGGCATCCGCGTCAACGGCGTGGCCCCCGGCCCGATCTGGACCCCCTTGCAGGTGAGCGGCGGCGCCAGCCAGGAGAAGCTGAAGCAGTTCGGCGGCCAGACCCCCTTCGGCCGCCCCGGCCAGCCGGCCGAGCTTGCCAGCATCTATGTCCAGCTCGCGGCGGAGGATGCCAGCTTCACCACCGGCCACGTCTATGGTGCGGCCGGCGGCAGCGGGCAACCGTAA
- a CDS encoding DUF2249 domain-containing protein, which translates to MMPTTLAKPASANSTQAEPVLDLRAIPPYQRHQLIFASVQDLTPGDGFSLVNDHDPRPLHHQLLSLFGAGFSWEYLQQGPEVWQVRIARPEGAAATSLRVHIARNGDVTVAAADARLGPDGSGASVCEVTDIPPGTLEGDVLALLQGVIPPAGVVSIAYERLLARRNGSCCGGMCG; encoded by the coding sequence ATGATGCCGACCACCCTCGCAAAACCCGCCTCGGCCAACTCCACCCAGGCCGAACCGGTTCTCGATCTCCGCGCCATCCCGCCCTATCAGCGCCATCAGCTGATCTTCGCATCGGTGCAGGATCTGACGCCCGGCGACGGCTTCTCGCTGGTCAACGACCATGACCCGCGCCCGCTGCACCACCAGCTGCTCAGCCTGTTCGGCGCCGGATTCTCCTGGGAATATCTGCAACAGGGGCCCGAAGTCTGGCAGGTGCGCATCGCCCGGCCCGAGGGGGCGGCGGCGACCAGCCTGCGCGTGCACATCGCCCGCAACGGCGACGTCACGGTCGCGGCGGCGGATGCGCGGCTGGGACCGGATGGCAGCGGCGCCTCGGTCTGCGAGGTGACGGACATTCCGCCCGGCACGCTGGAGGGCGACGTGCTGGCGCTGCTGCAAGGGGTGATCCCCCCGGCCGGCGTGGTCAGCATCGCCTATGAGCGGCTGCTGGCCCGGCGCAACGGATCCTGCTGCGGCGGCATGTGCGGCTGA
- a CDS encoding hemerythrin domain-containing protein codes for MHTDSLTGRILHDDHHRVMELLDRLDALLGRHGEDSLPVLTGEERDTVALLAAELDGPLESHFAAEEALFPALAAAGGHEWTADLLEDHEHMRPIARRLGRFCGLVLREGFDWDSWPVFRSFGEELVRALVLHIQKEETTLVPATDALLSAEEDRAFASALAG; via the coding sequence ATGCACACCGACAGCCTGACCGGACGCATCCTGCATGACGACCATCACCGCGTGATGGAGCTGCTGGACCGTCTCGATGCCCTGCTCGGCCGTCATGGCGAGGACAGCCTGCCGGTGCTGACGGGGGAGGAACGCGACACGGTCGCCCTTCTCGCCGCCGAGCTGGACGGGCCGCTGGAGAGCCATTTCGCGGCGGAGGAGGCTTTGTTCCCGGCGCTGGCCGCGGCGGGCGGGCATGAGTGGACGGCCGACCTGCTGGAGGATCATGAGCATATGCGGCCAATCGCCCGCCGGCTGGGCCGCTTTTGCGGGCTGGTCCTGCGCGAGGGGTTCGACTGGGACAGCTGGCCGGTCTTCCGCAGCTTCGGCGAGGAGCTGGTGCGCGCCCTGGTCCTGCACATCCAGAAGGAGGAGACGACGCTGGTCCCGGCGACCGACGCCCTGCTGTCGGCCGAGGAGGACCGGGCTTTCGCCTCTGCGCTGGCAGGCTGA
- a CDS encoding DUF1858 domain-containing protein: MTVAEPKLADLKMADLTLANLNLANLTMAELMSGRPAVVPVLLRHGLACPGCAMAPFMTVREAAEAYGLELGALLDEIAAVGRPAASFAEIG, from the coding sequence ATGACGGTCGCCGAACCGAAGCTCGCCGATCTGAAGATGGCGGATTTGACGCTGGCGAATTTGAACCTGGCGAATTTGACGATGGCCGAGCTGATGAGCGGCCGGCCGGCGGTGGTCCCGGTGCTGCTGCGCCATGGCCTTGCCTGCCCCGGCTGTGCCATGGCGCCCTTCATGACCGTGCGCGAGGCGGCCGAGGCCTATGGGCTGGAGCTTGGCGCCCTGCTGGACGAGATCGCCGCCGTGGGCAGGCCGGCGGCCTCCTTTGCGGAGATCGGGTGA
- a CDS encoding Crp/Fnr family transcriptional regulator, protein MPPPPDPALLRGMPLFAGLGADALADAVGLARPRLHPRGTAIFTQGDPAAAGHALIDGRVKIVQTGPDGQQVVMRFIGPGEMFGTLAIFTDGLYPADAVAVADCVELSWPAAAMTELMDRHPAIARNALSIIGGRLRELQNRLREVATERVERRIAHALLRLVRQAGRRVEAGVEIDFPLSRQDVAEMTGTTLHTVSRTLSAWESQGIVESGRQQVVIRKPHALVAIAEDLPPVSTPVPKRE, encoded by the coding sequence ATGCCCCCGCCCCCCGATCCCGCCCTGCTGCGCGGCATGCCGCTGTTCGCCGGGCTGGGCGCCGATGCGCTGGCCGACGCGGTGGGGCTGGCGCGGCCCCGGCTGCACCCGCGCGGCACCGCCATCTTCACCCAGGGGGACCCGGCTGCGGCCGGCCATGCGCTGATCGACGGGCGGGTGAAGATCGTCCAGACCGGTCCGGACGGGCAGCAGGTGGTGATGCGCTTCATCGGCCCCGGCGAGATGTTCGGGACGCTGGCGATCTTCACAGACGGGCTCTATCCGGCCGATGCCGTCGCGGTGGCGGATTGCGTCGAGCTGTCCTGGCCGGCCGCGGCGATGACCGAGCTGATGGACCGCCATCCCGCCATCGCCCGCAACGCGCTGTCGATCATCGGCGGCCGGCTGCGCGAGTTGCAGAACCGCCTGCGCGAGGTGGCGACCGAGCGGGTGGAACGACGCATCGCCCACGCCCTGCTGCGGCTGGTGCGTCAGGCCGGGCGGCGGGTCGAGGCGGGGGTGGAGATCGACTTTCCGCTGTCCAGGCAGGATGTGGCGGAGATGACGGGGACGACGCTGCACACCGTCAGCCGCACCCTGTCGGCCTGGGAAAGCCAGGGCATCGTCGAGAGCGGCCGGCAGCAGGTGGTGATCCGCAAGCCACACGCGCTGGTCGCCATTGCCGAGGATTTGCCGCCGGTATCGACGCCGGTGCCGAAACGGGAGTGA
- a CDS encoding NnrS family protein, with protein sequence MPTPVTSAHRLMYPAAALYAASAVPLWLARFGGLLPPGWSPAVRSAAVHAHEMTLGYALAVVGGFLMTRLSRPMLAVAVLSWLAGRLALLAGLPPMLALPLCLAYPVFLFAVAGLPFLRTSRSGHNAVFGPLIGALLLAEALFWAGELGLMTNNGQPVALLLIATLLLTMGGRVIPAATAGALRRQGITLSQRVQPRLEAIGIAGAALCLLSSATGLLPSLGAAGAAMAGAGALLRLARWKPHLLLRRPEIASLHLGYCCLGAGWLLTAGTALSDLSPAAGWHLLGVGALGILASAMMIRTTLQREAEPDRFPPAATVAVALIALAAALRLAAVCWPSMTLLTAAAVFWTLGQLLTAAVLLTRPRRSRRRQDALQEAQAELRPGGGDGVGNAAQQMLLHREAG encoded by the coding sequence ATGCCCACCCCCGTCACCAGCGCCCACCGGCTGATGTATCCGGCCGCAGCCCTCTACGCCGCATCGGCGGTCCCGCTGTGGCTGGCCCGGTTCGGCGGCCTGCTGCCGCCCGGCTGGTCGCCTGCGGTCCGGTCGGCGGCCGTCCACGCGCACGAGATGACGCTGGGCTATGCGCTGGCGGTGGTCGGCGGCTTCCTGATGACCCGGCTGTCGCGCCCGATGCTGGCGGTCGCCGTCCTGTCCTGGCTCGCCGGCCGGCTGGCGCTGCTGGCCGGACTGCCACCGATGCTGGCCCTGCCGCTCTGCCTCGCCTATCCTGTGTTTCTGTTCGCCGTCGCCGGCCTGCCGTTCCTGCGCACCAGCCGCAGCGGCCACAATGCGGTGTTCGGCCCGCTGATCGGCGCCCTCCTGCTGGCCGAGGCGCTGTTCTGGGCCGGTGAACTGGGTCTCATGACCAACAACGGCCAGCCGGTCGCCCTGCTGCTGATCGCCACGCTGCTGCTGACCATGGGCGGGCGGGTCATCCCCGCCGCCACCGCCGGCGCCCTGCGCCGCCAGGGCATCACCCTGTCGCAGCGGGTCCAGCCGAGGCTGGAGGCGATCGGCATCGCCGGCGCCGCCCTCTGCCTGCTGTCTTCCGCCACCGGCCTGCTGCCGTCGCTGGGCGCCGCCGGGGCCGCCATGGCCGGAGCGGGCGCGCTGCTGCGGCTGGCCCGCTGGAAGCCGCATCTGCTGCTGCGCCGGCCGGAGATCGCCAGCCTGCATCTCGGCTATTGCTGCCTCGGCGCCGGCTGGCTGCTGACAGCCGGCACCGCTCTGTCCGACCTGTCGCCAGCCGCCGGCTGGCACCTGCTGGGGGTCGGCGCGCTCGGCATCCTTGCCAGCGCGATGATGATCCGCACCACCCTTCAGCGCGAGGCGGAGCCGGACCGCTTCCCGCCCGCCGCCACCGTCGCCGTCGCGCTGATCGCCCTCGCCGCCGCGCTCCGTCTGGCTGCGGTCTGCTGGCCCTCGATGACGCTGCTGACGGCGGCGGCGGTCTTCTGGACGCTGGGCCAGCTCCTGACGGCGGCGGTGCTGCTCACCCGGCCGCGGCGGTCACGCCGACGGCAGGACGCGCTCCAGGAAGCTCAGGCCGAGCTGCGCCCCGGCGGCGGTGATGGTGTGGGGAACGCCGCGCAGCAGATGCTCCTCCACCGCGAAGCCGGATGA
- a CDS encoding alpha/beta hydrolase: MTGSTADGSDGIGSNGILRLAPASGGAARRLVILLHGVGSSGADLMPLAQAWRQALPGTAFAAPNAQQPFDMGNGHQWFSIAGVTEENRPARVAAALPALVDLIEAERLRAGVAPADVALVGFSQGSIMALHLAMTAPERCGAVLAFAGRIAAPVPTPGGAGRRPPVLMVGGAADSIMPPAVVQAAAAHLRSSGFAVEEHLLRGVPHTITAAGAQLGLSFLERVLPSA, from the coding sequence ATGACCGGCAGCACCGCAGACGGCTCCGATGGTATCGGCTCCAACGGCATCCTGCGCCTGGCCCCGGCCTCCGGGGGCGCGGCGCGGCGGCTGGTCATCCTGCTGCATGGCGTCGGGTCGTCCGGCGCCGACCTGATGCCGCTTGCCCAGGCCTGGCGGCAGGCTCTGCCCGGCACCGCCTTCGCTGCGCCCAATGCGCAGCAGCCGTTCGACATGGGCAACGGGCATCAATGGTTCAGCATCGCCGGCGTGACGGAGGAGAACCGTCCCGCCCGCGTCGCCGCCGCCCTGCCGGCCCTCGTCGACCTCATCGAGGCCGAACGGCTGCGGGCCGGCGTCGCCCCCGCCGACGTGGCATTGGTCGGCTTCAGCCAGGGCAGCATCATGGCGCTGCATCTCGCCATGACCGCTCCGGAGCGCTGCGGCGCGGTCCTCGCCTTCGCCGGCCGCATCGCGGCACCGGTTCCGACACCGGGCGGGGCGGGACGGCGGCCGCCGGTCCTGATGGTCGGCGGTGCGGCGGACAGCATCATGCCGCCCGCCGTGGTGCAGGCCGCCGCCGCGCATCTGCGCTCATCCGGCTTCGCGGTGGAGGAGCATCTGCTGCGCGGCGTTCCCCACACCATCACCGCCGCCGGGGCGCAGCTCGGCCTGAGCTTCCTGGAGCGCGTCCTGCCGTCGGCGTGA
- a CDS encoding glutathione S-transferase family protein encodes MPQLVNGVWVKGDIAASEIKGGAFHREPTRFRDWITPDGAPDAEGRPTLPAVAGRYHLYVSYLCPWASRTLIFRALKGLEGVIGLSVAEPVLGEDGWVYAQEQDGGPRVGRFRHHHSLYTASDPTYTGKVSVPVLWDRQEGRIVNNESADIIRILNSAFDRLTGNRLDLYPEPLRPEIDRWNELVYASVNNGVYRCGFAKSQASYDEAFDALFATLDRLEERLAASRYLAGGHLTEADWRLFVTLVRFDAAYHGAFKCNLRRIGDYPNLSSYLRELYQWPGIRETVRIDDIKAGYYTNPAINPTLIVPKGPALDFDRSHDRDRLPGKGIWQRA; translated from the coding sequence ATGCCGCAGCTTGTGAACGGTGTTTGGGTGAAGGGCGACATCGCGGCCAGCGAGATCAAGGGCGGCGCCTTCCACCGCGAGCCGACCCGCTTCCGCGACTGGATCACGCCGGACGGCGCGCCCGACGCGGAGGGGCGGCCCACCCTGCCGGCGGTGGCGGGGCGCTACCACCTCTATGTCTCCTATCTGTGTCCCTGGGCCTCGCGCACGCTGATCTTCCGCGCGCTGAAGGGTCTGGAGGGCGTGATCGGCCTGTCCGTCGCCGAACCGGTGCTGGGCGAGGACGGCTGGGTCTATGCCCAGGAACAGGACGGCGGACCGCGCGTCGGCCGTTTCCGTCACCATCACAGCCTCTATACGGCGAGCGACCCGACCTACACCGGCAAGGTGTCGGTCCCGGTTCTGTGGGACCGGCAGGAGGGCCGCATCGTCAACAACGAGTCGGCGGACATCATCCGCATCCTGAACAGCGCCTTCGATCGCCTGACCGGCAACCGGCTGGACCTCTATCCCGAGCCGCTGCGGCCGGAGATCGACCGCTGGAACGAGCTGGTCTATGCCAGCGTCAACAATGGCGTGTACCGCTGCGGCTTCGCCAAGTCGCAGGCCAGCTACGACGAGGCGTTCGACGCGCTGTTCGCCACGCTCGACCGGTTGGAGGAGCGTCTGGCGGCAAGCCGCTATCTGGCGGGCGGGCATCTGACCGAGGCCGACTGGCGCCTGTTCGTGACGCTGGTCCGCTTCGACGCCGCCTATCACGGCGCCTTCAAGTGCAACCTGCGGCGGATCGGGGATTATCCGAACCTGTCCTCCTACCTGCGCGAGCTGTACCAGTGGCCGGGCATCCGCGAGACGGTGAGGATCGACGACATCAAGGCCGGCTACTACACCAACCCGGCGATCAACCCGACGCTGATCGTGCCGAAGGGGCCGGCGCTGGATTTCGACCGCAGCCATGACCGCGACCGGCTGCCGGGCAAGGGTATCTGGCAGCGGGCGTGA
- a CDS encoding YceI family protein — protein MKKTLFAAALFAATAVGATLSMGAPAFAAPVSYKIDPAHTAVAFIVNHVGFSNVIGRFNTVGGDVTFDKDAVEKSVVTVTIDTTSVDTNHAKRDEHLRSPDFFNAKEFPKMTFKSTKIEKTGDKTGKLHGDLTLLGVTKPVVLDVTFNKDGVSPASKLETAGFSARGTVKRTDFGMKYGAPAIGDDIQLLIEVEAVKS, from the coding sequence ATGAAGAAGACCCTGTTTGCCGCCGCCCTGTTCGCCGCCACCGCCGTCGGCGCCACCCTCTCCATGGGGGCCCCCGCCTTCGCCGCCCCGGTCAGCTACAAGATCGATCCGGCGCACACGGCCGTCGCCTTCATCGTCAACCATGTCGGCTTCTCCAACGTGATCGGCCGCTTCAACACGGTCGGCGGCGACGTCACCTTCGACAAGGACGCCGTCGAGAAGAGCGTGGTCACCGTCACCATCGACACCACCAGCGTCGACACCAACCACGCCAAGCGTGACGAGCATCTGCGCTCGCCGGACTTCTTCAATGCGAAGGAGTTCCCGAAGATGACCTTCAAGAGCACGAAGATCGAGAAGACCGGCGACAAGACCGGCAAGCTGCACGGCGACCTGACCCTGCTGGGCGTGACCAAGCCGGTGGTGCTGGACGTCACCTTCAACAAGGACGGCGTCAGCCCGGCCAGCAAGCTGGAGACCGCCGGCTTCTCCGCCCGCGGCACGGTCAAGCGCACCGACTTCGGCATGAAGTACGGCGCCCCGGCCATCGGCGACGACATCCAGCTGCTGATCGAGGTCGAAGCGGTCAAGTCCTGA
- a CDS encoding LysR family transcriptional regulator: MISGSNWDDLRYLLAVARHGSLSAAARVLGVNHSTVLRRVTALEEAMGARLFDKLPGGYVLTAAGDEMQRVAQKMEEDLAAANRLLSGRDTRISGSLRVTTLDILTLYILPRHIVAFRRRHPDLRVDLVAAEASLSLTRREADVAIRATTSPPENLVGRAVSGLAFAVYGAAAYLDAADGAGGLDRHPWVGLDDSFDHTNLADWMKRTVPAGSVRYRVNSVAGAVEAVRAGIGLGLLPCGVVDRDPAFRRIGDPVQEADAKLWLLTHEDLRHMGRVRAFLDFMADALIRDRDLLEGRCPLPPISPSPPLP; the protein is encoded by the coding sequence ATGATAAGTGGCAGCAACTGGGATGATCTTCGCTATCTGCTGGCAGTGGCGCGGCATGGGTCGCTGTCGGCGGCGGCGCGCGTCCTGGGGGTGAACCACAGCACCGTGCTGCGCCGGGTGACCGCGCTGGAGGAGGCGATGGGCGCCCGCCTGTTCGACAAGCTGCCCGGCGGCTATGTGCTGACCGCGGCGGGCGACGAGATGCAGCGGGTGGCGCAGAAGATGGAGGAGGATCTGGCCGCCGCCAACCGTCTTCTGTCCGGCCGCGACACCCGGATCAGCGGCAGCCTGCGCGTCACCACCCTCGACATTCTGACGCTCTACATCCTGCCCCGCCACATCGTCGCCTTCCGCCGGCGCCACCCCGACCTGCGGGTCGATCTGGTGGCGGCGGAGGCCTCGCTCAGCCTGACCCGGCGCGAGGCCGACGTGGCGATCCGCGCCACCACCAGCCCGCCGGAAAATCTGGTCGGCCGCGCCGTGTCGGGTCTCGCCTTCGCCGTCTATGGCGCCGCCGCCTATCTGGACGCCGCGGACGGCGCCGGCGGTCTCGACCGCCATCCCTGGGTCGGGCTGGACGACTCCTTCGACCACACCAACCTCGCCGACTGGATGAAACGGACGGTCCCGGCGGGTTCGGTGCGCTACCGCGTCAACTCGGTGGCGGGAGCGGTGGAGGCGGTGCGGGCCGGCATCGGCCTTGGCCTGCTGCCCTGCGGCGTGGTCGACCGCGACCCCGCCTTCCGCCGCATCGGCGACCCGGTGCAGGAGGCCGACGCCAAGCTGTGGCTGCTGACCCACGAGGATCTGCGCCACATGGGCCGCGTCCGCGCCTTCCTCGACTTCATGGCCGATGCCCTGATCCGCGACCGCGACCTGCTGGAGGGGCGCTGTCCGCTTCCCCCGATATCCCCCTCTCCCCCCCTGCCGTAA
- a CDS encoding DEAD/DEAH box helicase, producing MPQLRTHQQLVSAIADAIGQEQTEVRDVLAAVTPGGGKSLLPVIMAAALHKAARIDRVCWIVPRDSLRQQAEEAFVDPRWRELLGHTIALRAAENGRDLCRGLQGYVTTYQAVAAAPDLHLQEFRRHRYLLAVDELHHLPAVFDTDRGMAVEEETAWSRSILPLLENASARLLMSGTLERADGRPILWLPYRAPQGTRKVREIDFKAPGWAVVGYSRRQALAEKAILPVTFGAMDGTASWLDAERTNRWVDALSKAGENTRDALFTALRTGFAQAMLREAYRSCREHRAKRRAELKLPAGHDDAGLGKLLVIAPDQETARFYLETLQGWMPKAQAGRMARLAISECRDAQEVVAAFRLRPEPAVLVSVAMAYEGLDAPSITHVACLTHIRSRPWLEQAIARATRVDPRGGPYDRQRALVYHPSDALFERFRTMVETQQGTRAMVKTRRPQQELPFERSLEREPEIIPLDSNATALSFAVVAPGPDFGAPGRDPGELPLTPSAAEHHLRQRIGQLVAAQVIEDEDNNLVAEGPTGYHIYNAVLKRLMKKARSEMTLSELEATVGWLERNRLSDHRHLIVDDPQFTWSTRRRGSHRAGYGMPAARGGDRIPSPPRGEG from the coding sequence ATGCCGCAGCTGAGAACCCATCAGCAACTGGTCAGCGCCATCGCCGACGCCATCGGCCAGGAGCAGACGGAGGTTCGCGACGTTCTGGCGGCGGTGACGCCCGGCGGGGGGAAATCGCTGCTGCCGGTCATCATGGCGGCGGCGCTGCACAAGGCGGCGCGGATCGACCGCGTCTGCTGGATCGTGCCGCGCGACAGCCTGCGCCAGCAGGCGGAGGAGGCTTTCGTCGATCCGCGCTGGCGCGAGCTGTTGGGACACACCATCGCCCTCCGCGCGGCGGAGAACGGGCGCGATCTCTGCCGCGGGTTGCAGGGTTACGTCACCACCTATCAGGCGGTCGCCGCCGCACCGGATTTGCATCTGCAGGAGTTCCGCCGCCACCGCTACCTGCTGGCGGTGGACGAGCTGCACCATCTGCCGGCGGTCTTCGACACCGACCGCGGCATGGCGGTGGAGGAGGAAACGGCGTGGAGCCGGTCGATCCTGCCGCTGCTGGAGAACGCGTCGGCCCGGCTGCTGATGAGCGGGACGCTGGAGCGCGCCGACGGCCGGCCGATCCTGTGGCTGCCCTACCGGGCGCCGCAGGGGACGAGGAAGGTGCGGGAGATCGACTTCAAGGCGCCGGGCTGGGCGGTGGTCGGCTATTCGCGCCGGCAGGCGCTGGCGGAAAAGGCGATCCTGCCCGTCACCTTCGGGGCGATGGACGGGACGGCCTCCTGGCTGGATGCGGAGCGGACCAACCGCTGGGTCGATGCCCTGTCGAAGGCGGGGGAGAACACGAGGGACGCCCTGTTCACAGCACTTCGCACCGGCTTCGCCCAGGCGATGCTGCGCGAGGCTTATCGTTCCTGCCGGGAACATCGGGCGAAGCGGCGGGCGGAGCTGAAGCTGCCGGCCGGGCACGACGATGCGGGGCTGGGCAAGCTGCTGGTGATCGCACCGGACCAGGAGACGGCGCGCTTCTATCTGGAGACTTTGCAAGGCTGGATGCCGAAGGCGCAGGCCGGCCGCATGGCGCGGCTCGCCATCTCCGAATGCCGCGACGCGCAGGAGGTGGTGGCCGCTTTCCGGCTGCGGCCGGAGCCGGCGGTGCTGGTCTCCGTCGCCATGGCGTACGAGGGGCTGGACGCGCCGTCGATCACCCATGTCGCCTGCCTGACGCACATCCGCTCCCGCCCCTGGCTGGAACAGGCGATCGCGCGGGCGACGCGGGTGGACCCGCGTGGCGGCCCCTATGACCGGCAGCGGGCGCTGGTCTACCACCCCTCCGACGCGCTGTTCGAGCGGTTCCGCACCATGGTGGAGACCCAGCAGGGCACCCGCGCCATGGTGAAGACGCGCAGGCCGCAGCAGGAGCTTCCCTTTGAACGATCACTGGAGCGGGAACCGGAGATCATCCCGCTGGACTCCAACGCCACGGCGCTGAGCTTCGCCGTGGTGGCGCCGGGGCCGGATTTCGGGGCGCCGGGGCGGGATCCGGGCGAGTTGCCGCTGACCCCGAGCGCGGCGGAGCATCACCTGCGCCAGCGCATCGGCCAGCTGGTCGCGGCGCAGGTGATCGAGGACGAGGACAACAACCTCGTCGCCGAGGGGCCGACCGGCTACCACATCTACAACGCCGTGCTGAAGCGGCTGATGAAGAAGGCGCGCTCCGAAATGACCCTGTCGGAGCTGGAGGCGACCGTCGGCTGGCTGGAGCGCAACCGGCTGTCGGACCATCGGCATCTGATCGTCGACGATCCGCAGTTCACATGGTCGACGAGGCGGCGGGGGTCGCACCGGGCGGGCTATGGGATGCCTGCGGCTCGCGGCGGCGACAGGATCCCCTCTCCCCCCCGGGGAGAGGGTTAG
- a CDS encoding LacI family DNA-binding transcriptional regulator, whose protein sequence is MTLRDVAAAAGVSLATADRVVNGRPGVSAKTARKVHEAVQRLGFRPLAAAAELARARSWRFAVILPGGGNRFMMDIADNIRSQADWFRARRIGVEIIEADVFDADTLAEQLAALPGRFDGVALVALDHPRIRAAIDDLVEGGMAVVTLVSDAPSSRRQHYVGIDNIAAGRTAGSLVGRFLGPPRAGEPGGAVGIITGSGSLRDHAERRFGFGQVLAEEYPHLTRLTPVEGRDDPERNRDLVRRMLADTPDLVAIYNTGEGSVGIGEALAEAGLARKILCVGHELTPATRRMLLDGTFAALVAQDPGHEVRSMARVLHALVAGQEIVAAQEHIRVQVILRDNLP, encoded by the coding sequence ATGACCCTGCGCGACGTGGCCGCCGCCGCCGGCGTCAGCCTTGCGACCGCCGACCGGGTGGTCAACGGGCGGCCCGGCGTCAGCGCCAAGACCGCGCGCAAGGTGCATGAGGCGGTGCAGCGGCTGGGCTTCCGTCCCCTGGCGGCGGCGGCGGAGCTGGCGCGGGCACGGTCCTGGCGCTTCGCCGTGATCCTCCCCGGCGGCGGCAACCGCTTCATGATGGACATCGCCGACAACATCCGTTCCCAGGCCGACTGGTTCCGCGCCCGGCGCATCGGGGTGGAGATCATCGAGGCCGACGTGTTCGACGCCGACACCCTGGCTGAGCAACTGGCCGCCCTGCCGGGCCGCTTCGACGGCGTGGCGCTGGTGGCGCTCGACCATCCGCGCATCCGCGCCGCCATCGACGATCTGGTCGAGGGTGGCATGGCGGTGGTGACGCTGGTGTCGGACGCCCCCTCGTCGCGGCGCCAGCATTATGTCGGCATCGACAACATCGCCGCCGGCCGCACCGCCGGCTCGCTGGTCGGCCGCTTCCTCGGTCCCCCGCGCGCGGGTGAACCCGGCGGCGCCGTCGGCATCATCACCGGATCGGGCAGCCTGCGCGACCATGCCGAACGCCGCTTCGGCTTCGGGCAGGTGCTGGCGGAGGAATATCCCCACCTGACCCGCCTGACCCCGGTGGAGGGCCGCGACGATCCGGAGCGCAACCGCGATCTGGTCCGCCGCATGCTGGCGGACACGCCCGATCTGGTGGCGATCTACAACACCGGCGAGGGCTCCGTCGGCATCGGCGAGGCGCTGGCCGAGGCCGGCCTCGCCCGCAAGATCCTCTGCGTCGGGCACGAACTGACGCCGGCCACCCGCCGCATGCTGCTGGACGGCACCTTCGCCGCCCTGGTCGCCCAGGATCCGGGGCACGAGGTGCGCTCGATGGCGCGGGTGCTCCACGCCCTGGTTGCCGGCCAGGAGATCGTCGCGGCGCAGGAACACATCCGGGTCCAGGTCATCCTGCGCGACAACCTGCCCTGA